One stretch of Pseudoxanthomonas sp. Root65 DNA includes these proteins:
- a CDS encoding phosphotransferase: protein MNPTIQDPSGRGAQRLEWARGALGDPYAQLERASMDAGFRSYWRSLGDGPGRIVMDSPPGLEDVRPWLAMRELLAGGDVRVPDVLAIDTELGFLLLEDLGGPTLAHVISEDNADTWFDAALEQLLRVQAIVPPAGMGEFGEALLQRDAGLFDEWFLRRHLGLTLDCGEAEGLELAQRRLMDNALAQARVLTHRDFMPRNLMPVTPGPAVLDFQDCVRGPVAYDAMSLFKDAFLSWPIERVDGWLARYHARATRAGVPVPELKIFLRDADWMGIQRHLKILGIFSRLHYRDGKTRYLPDVPRFIRYLDEVLPRYPELAGLRTLLDARIKPVLHARGELA from the coding sequence ATGAACCCAACGATTCAGGACCCTTCGGGGCGTGGCGCCCAGCGCCTGGAGTGGGCGCGTGGCGCGCTCGGCGACCCTTACGCGCAGCTGGAGCGCGCGTCGATGGATGCCGGCTTCCGCAGCTACTGGCGCAGCCTGGGCGATGGCCCCGGACGCATCGTGATGGATTCCCCGCCCGGCCTCGAAGACGTGCGGCCGTGGCTGGCCATGCGCGAACTGCTGGCGGGCGGCGACGTCCGCGTGCCGGACGTGCTGGCCATCGACACCGAGCTCGGCTTCCTGCTGCTGGAGGACCTGGGCGGCCCGACGCTGGCGCACGTGATCAGCGAGGACAACGCCGACACCTGGTTCGACGCCGCCCTCGAACAGCTGCTGCGCGTGCAGGCCATCGTCCCGCCCGCGGGCATGGGCGAGTTCGGCGAAGCTTTGCTGCAGCGGGATGCGGGATTGTTCGACGAATGGTTCCTGCGCCGCCACCTGGGGCTCACGCTGGACTGCGGCGAAGCGGAAGGCCTCGAGCTCGCGCAGCGCCGCCTGATGGACAACGCACTGGCGCAGGCGCGCGTGCTGACCCATCGCGATTTCATGCCACGCAACCTGATGCCGGTGACACCGGGGCCGGCCGTGCTGGATTTCCAGGACTGCGTGCGCGGACCGGTCGCCTACGACGCGATGAGCCTGTTCAAGGATGCGTTCCTGAGCTGGCCGATCGAACGCGTGGATGGCTGGCTGGCCCGCTACCACGCGCGCGCGACGCGCGCGGGGGTGCCCGTGCCCGAACTGAAGATCTTCCTGCGCGATGCGGACTGGATGGGCATCCAGCGGCACCTGAAGATCCTCGGCATCTTCTCGCGCCTCCACTACCGCGACGGCAAGACCCGCTATCTGCCCGATGTCCCGCGTTTCATCCGCTACCTGGACGAAGTGCTGCCACGCTATCCGGAACTGGCCGGGCTGCGCACGCTGCTGGACGCACGCATCAAACCGGTGCTGCACGCGCGCGGTGAGCTCGCATGA
- a CDS encoding mannose-1-phosphate guanylyltransferase/mannose-6-phosphate isomerase, translating into MAKLQPVLLSGGSGTRLWPLSREAYPKQFLPLAGDDTMVQATWRRVEAIAEAAPIVVANEEHRFLVAEQLRQIGAPVPAILLEPVGRNTAPAIAAAALQAMADGSDPLLLVLPSDHVVRDTLGFQRAVRDASVAAEAGALVTFGIVPDAPETGFGYIQAEAGDGLRKVSRFVEKPDVATAQSYLEAGGYYWNSGMFLFRASLYLEELARFRPDIVDAVRASHAAARHDGDFVRLDKAAFAACPSDSIDYAVFEKTDHAMVLPVDIGWNDVGSWSALWDVAERDADGNAHHGDVIAVDSRNSYAYAQRLVALVGVDDIVVVETDDAVLVARKDRVQDVKRVVAQLKKEQRSQAVLHREVHRPWGSYDSVDNGIRHQVKRIKVKPGAALSLQMHHHRAEHWIVVSGTAKVTRGEETLLLSENESTYIPLGVKHRLENPGKVPLELIEVQSGSYLGEDDIVRFEDVYGRSQ; encoded by the coding sequence ATGGCCAAACTCCAACCCGTGCTGCTGTCCGGCGGCTCCGGCACGCGCCTGTGGCCGTTGTCGCGCGAAGCCTATCCCAAGCAGTTCCTGCCGTTGGCCGGCGACGACACGATGGTGCAGGCGACCTGGCGTCGCGTGGAGGCCATCGCCGAAGCGGCGCCCATCGTGGTCGCGAACGAAGAGCACCGGTTCCTGGTTGCCGAACAACTGCGGCAGATCGGTGCGCCGGTGCCGGCCATCCTGCTGGAACCGGTGGGCCGCAACACCGCGCCCGCGATCGCCGCCGCGGCATTGCAGGCGATGGCCGACGGCTCGGATCCGCTGCTGCTGGTGCTGCCGTCGGACCACGTGGTGCGCGACACGCTGGGCTTCCAGCGCGCCGTGCGCGATGCCTCGGTCGCCGCCGAGGCGGGCGCCCTGGTGACCTTCGGCATCGTGCCCGATGCGCCGGAGACGGGCTTCGGCTACATCCAGGCCGAAGCCGGCGATGGCCTGCGCAAGGTGTCGCGCTTCGTCGAGAAGCCGGACGTCGCCACGGCGCAGTCGTATCTGGAGGCCGGCGGCTATTACTGGAACAGCGGCATGTTCCTGTTCCGGGCCAGCCTTTATCTGGAGGAACTCGCGCGCTTCCGTCCCGACATCGTCGACGCCGTGCGCGCGTCGCACGCGGCCGCACGCCACGATGGCGATTTCGTCCGCCTCGACAAGGCGGCGTTCGCGGCCTGTCCGTCGGACTCGATCGACTACGCGGTGTTCGAGAAGACCGACCACGCGATGGTGCTGCCGGTCGACATCGGCTGGAACGACGTCGGCAGCTGGTCCGCGCTTTGGGACGTGGCCGAGCGCGACGCCGATGGCAACGCGCACCACGGCGACGTGATCGCCGTGGACAGCCGCAACAGCTACGCCTACGCGCAACGCCTGGTCGCGCTGGTCGGCGTGGACGACATCGTGGTGGTCGAAACCGACGATGCGGTGCTGGTCGCGCGCAAGGATCGCGTGCAGGACGTCAAGCGGGTCGTGGCCCAGCTGAAGAAGGAACAGCGCAGCCAGGCCGTGCTGCACCGCGAAGTGCACCGACCATGGGGCAGCTACGATTCGGTCGACAACGGCATCCGCCACCAGGTGAAGCGCATCAAGGTCAAGCCCGGTGCCGCGCTCAGCCTGCAGATGCACCACCACCGCGCCGAGCACTGGATCGTGGTCAGCGGCACCGCCAAGGTGACGCGCGGCGAAGAAACGCTGCTGCTGTCGGAAAACGAGAGCACCTATATCCCGCTCGGTGTGAAGCATCGCCTGGAAAATCCCGGCAAGGTGCCGCTGGAACTGATCGAAGTGCAGTCCGGCAGCTATCTGGGCGAAGACGACATCGTGCGCTTCGAGGATGTGTACGGCCGCAGCCAGTGA
- the murU gene encoding N-acetylmuramate alpha-1-phosphate uridylyltransferase MurU, which yields MKALVFAAGLGERMRPLTDHTPKPLIEAGGKPLIVWHLEKLSAMGVEEVVVNTSWLADRFPATLGDGAQWGLRLHYLHEGDTPLETGGGMLNARPLLGEAPFLLVNGDIWTDFDFTRLPREPAGLAHLALVDPPAFAPRGDFAIDDDGVLHREGDHRLTYAGLGIYRPALLDDWQQHAAGQIRETSGGKPRFPLLPLLHAGMDASRIHGERHAGRWTDVGTPQRLADLETSLRGA from the coding sequence ATGAAGGCGCTGGTCTTCGCCGCCGGTCTGGGCGAACGCATGCGTCCGCTGACCGACCACACGCCCAAGCCGTTGATCGAAGCCGGCGGCAAGCCGCTGATCGTCTGGCATCTGGAAAAGCTGTCGGCGATGGGCGTGGAAGAAGTGGTCGTCAACACCAGCTGGCTGGCCGATCGCTTCCCGGCCACGCTCGGTGATGGCGCGCAGTGGGGACTGCGGCTGCACTACCTGCACGAGGGCGACACACCGCTGGAAACCGGCGGCGGCATGCTCAATGCTCGTCCCTTGCTCGGTGAAGCACCGTTCCTGCTGGTGAATGGCGATATCTGGACCGATTTCGACTTTACTCGGCTCCCGCGCGAACCGGCGGGTTTGGCGCATCTGGCGCTGGTGGATCCGCCGGCATTCGCGCCACGCGGCGATTTCGCGATCGATGACGATGGCGTCCTCCATCGCGAGGGCGACCATCGGCTGACCTACGCCGGTCTCGGCATCTACCGCCCAGCCCTTCTCGACGACTGGCAGCAGCATGCGGCCGGCCAGATCCGTGAAACAAGCGGCGGCAAGCCGCGGTTTCCCTTGCTGCCCCTGCTGCATGCAGGCATGGACGCCAGCCGCATCCACGGTGAACGTCATGCCGGGCGCTGGACCGATGTCGGTACGCCGCAACGGCTGGCCGACCTGGAAACGAGCTTGCGCGGCGCTTAG
- a CDS encoding winged helix-turn-helix domain-containing protein: MCTAAASEGLSAVRYRLDDLLIDLERQRVERDGAPLGVAGLSFQLLRHLVEQGDRVVGFDELIHRVWAPAVVSEETVTQRVKLLRQALGDDGRSPRYLRSVRGQGYQLCSRPHPLPVTEPATSPAPRSQRPHMRVAVASVVLLVACAGLWTWKQHAGRSHLPVAAPAPEQPSLLQRAAYYASIGQRDNNERAIGLFDQALQAQPGNVEALLGLSRAYSARVCLFNFPPEWAARAQALAEQAILAQPARATAHAALGYSHDCRGRIDDALAGYERALALDPAADSTRASAAYLYDRKGLLAQALLANTSLRGDPARVRYLQLQIAGILDLLGYPQAAEARYRQSFALYPDNVFSNIAWPRFLFRHGRTTEAQAALDEAMRRGTEHADLFLLAAELAQLRGDPAAALAAYRQAEALRPQASLPATLAHLQAGPVDPVWAKARANRLARELEGGAGYPSDWLEVVVLREAAGDRAAALASLQRAVDAGYRDAAYLRVSPLFRMLAAEPEFARSVDALNRRVALEHRKVPGALLERLTASP, translated from the coding sequence ATGTGTACGGCCGCAGCCAGTGAGGGCCTGAGCGCCGTGCGCTACCGCCTGGATGATCTGCTGATCGATCTGGAGCGCCAACGCGTCGAACGCGATGGCGCACCTCTCGGTGTGGCGGGCCTCAGCTTCCAGTTGCTGCGGCACCTGGTGGAACAGGGCGACCGCGTCGTCGGTTTCGATGAGCTCATCCACCGCGTGTGGGCTCCGGCGGTGGTCAGCGAGGAGACCGTCACCCAACGGGTCAAGCTGCTGCGCCAGGCCCTGGGAGACGACGGACGCAGTCCGCGCTACCTGCGCTCGGTGCGCGGGCAGGGCTACCAGTTGTGCTCCCGACCTCACCCCTTGCCGGTCACGGAGCCTGCAACGTCGCCGGCACCTCGTTCGCAGCGACCACACATGAGGGTAGCCGTGGCAAGCGTCGTGCTGCTCGTCGCGTGCGCAGGCCTGTGGACGTGGAAGCAGCATGCCGGCCGCTCGCACCTCCCGGTCGCGGCGCCTGCCCCGGAGCAACCTTCGTTGCTGCAACGCGCCGCGTATTACGCCAGCATCGGCCAGCGCGACAACAACGAACGCGCCATCGGGCTCTTCGATCAGGCCCTGCAGGCACAGCCCGGCAACGTGGAGGCGCTGCTCGGATTGAGCCGCGCCTACAGTGCCCGCGTCTGCCTGTTCAACTTCCCCCCGGAATGGGCGGCACGCGCACAGGCGCTGGCCGAACAGGCTATCCTCGCGCAGCCCGCGCGTGCGACCGCCCACGCCGCGCTGGGGTATTCGCATGACTGTCGCGGGCGCATCGACGATGCGCTGGCCGGCTATGAACGTGCGCTCGCGCTGGATCCCGCCGCCGACAGCACCCGCGCGTCCGCAGCCTACCTCTACGACCGCAAGGGACTGCTGGCCCAGGCGCTGCTCGCGAACACCTCGCTGCGCGGCGATCCGGCGCGCGTCCGCTATCTGCAGTTGCAGATTGCCGGCATCCTGGATCTGCTGGGGTACCCGCAGGCCGCGGAAGCGCGTTATCGCCAAAGCTTCGCGCTTTATCCCGACAACGTGTTCTCCAACATCGCATGGCCGCGTTTCCTGTTCCGGCATGGGCGCACGACCGAAGCGCAGGCGGCACTGGACGAGGCCATGCGGCGCGGTACCGAGCACGCCGACCTGTTCCTGCTCGCTGCCGAACTGGCGCAACTGCGCGGCGATCCCGCGGCGGCCCTGGCAGCCTATCGGCAGGCCGAAGCCTTGCGTCCGCAGGCAAGCCTGCCGGCGACACTGGCCCATCTCCAGGCCGGTCCCGTCGATCCGGTGTGGGCCAAGGCGCGCGCTAACCGCCTCGCCCGCGAGCTGGAAGGTGGTGCGGGCTATCCCTCCGACTGGCTTGAAGTCGTGGTGCTGCGCGAGGCCGCCGGCGATCGCGCGGCGGCGCTCGCATCACTGCAACGCGCGGTGGATGCGGGTTACCGCGATGCGGCCTATCTCCGAGTGTCGCCGTTGTTCAGGATGCTGGCAGCCGAGCCGGAGTTCGCCCGCAGCGTCGACGCGCTCAACCGGCGCGTCGCCCTGGAACACCGCAAGGTGCCCGGCGCCTTGCTGGAGCGTCTTACGGCATCGCCTTGA